The Spirulina subsalsa PCC 9445 region ACGGCAAAAACGCATTTTTTTAGACCTCAAACTCCACGACATCCCCAACACTGTGGCCGGGGGGGTGGCCTCTGCCACGACTCACGGGGTCGATTTACTCACCCTCCACGCCACCGCCGGACGCGCCGCGCTGACGGCGGCCGCCCAAGCGGTGGGGGTGCATCCCCGGCCGAAACTGCTTGCTATTACCCTTTTAACCAGCCTAAACGCCCGTGATTTAGCCTTTGACCTCAAAATTCCCCTCGAACTGCCGGAATATGTCTTACAGATGGCATTACTGGCGAGGGAGTCGGGGATTGATGGGGCGGTTTGTTCCCCCCAAGAGGTGGCACAGTTGCGGGAGTTGTGCGGGTCGGATTTTTTGTTGGTCTGTCCGGGGGTGCGCCCCACTTGGGCGGAAGCGGGAGATCAGCGGCGGGTGATGACTCCCCGTGCCGCCCTAGACGCGGGGGCGGATTATTTGGTGATTGGTCGTCCCATTACGGCCGCGTTAGACCCGGTGGCGGCTTGGCACAGATTGGTTGAGGAGGTGGCACAGGGTTCATGAATAGAGGGTTTTGGGGGTTCGGTGTGGTCTTGCTCACCCTTTGGGGTGGGGTGGTTCCGGGGGTGGCTCAACCCGCCCGTTATCGTTGCCCAACGGAACTTGAGCCTTTGGTGGAGTTAATGTTACGGGACTTACCGAGTTATGCCAACCGGGTGATCAGTCGTTCCCGGATTTTGTCGGGTCAGGATAGCCGCACATCGGTTATTTTGGCAGGTCGCCCGGAGTTTGACCCTTTAAGTTTGGGTTTCGGACAACCTCCCCCTCCCCCTAGGGCTGACCCTCAACAGGTTTTTTTCACGACGTTAGAACGCCAATACTATCGGGATCGGATGGTGGAGCGTCAGAATTTTTACTGGTTATTTTTGACGAAAACGCCCAGTGGGTGGCGGGTGGCGACGTTGCTCACTCGTTTGGGGACGACTTCGGAGAAGGATCCTACACCCCCTCGGGAGAGTCATGAGGGAATTATGGGTCAAGCGGTGGCGTTGTGGTTGCGGGATTGTCGCGCTGGGGCGGTCAGACCTTAAAGGGAATAGGGAATAATTCTTGATTCCTCGTCTCCCGATTCCCGACTCCTGACTCCCCATTTCCCGTTCCCTATCAATACAAATAACTAGAACTTTGATTGGGATCTCGGGCAAAGGCTAACCAGAGGGGGAATTGTAGGAGGGACAAGTTAATTAGATCCTCGGTTTCGTCCATGATGATTACCGGGAGTAACTTGTCCTCAACTAAACGTTCTGCTTTCTGCACGAGGGCTTCTGGGGACTCAAATAAACCGATGCCTCTCGATGGACCGAAATCACTACGGGAGATGCCGAGACAGTCCTGTAAACCGCGCCGCCATTCTCCGAGGCGTTCTGGTGTGTTGGCTAACACTAACACCCGCAGGCGATCGCGATAAAGACTGTGCAACACCCCAATCACCGCCGAGGCCACCAGTATATTCTGTAAGCGACTGCCCATCGAACGAATCGCCCCCCGTCCCCCTTGTTTAAAGAACCAATCCTGCACCCGTTCCGCGTGGATGGGTTCAAAGGTCCGGCGCAGTTGCCAAGGGGGGCCGTAATAATCGGGTTTCATGCGATATTGATCCAGAATGGCCGTCACTTGTCGCCGTTGGTCTTGGAAATTCTGCTTGGCAAATTGGGGAGTCGGTGCTTCTTCGGGCATTTCCCCTCGGGGGGAACGTCGCCCGGTGTCGGGTGGGGTTTCCCGGTTTTGATAGTTGGGTAAGTCTAACTGTTCGGCCGCGGCCGCTAAGTCTTGTAAACTGCCCACTAAATACTCTTTAAACCCTTGAACGCGAATAGCGATTTCTTGGGAGGTTCCGGCAAAAGAACGGCGCATTTCTTGGGAGATGCGATCGCGCCGTTTCTCCAGTTGTTCGATAGACGCTTGTACAGCTTGTTTCTGGCCTTCTAATTCCTTCAACCCTTCCCGCATCATTTGGTCAATGACCTGTTGAATCGGTTGGGTTTCCTGTGCTAACCAGCGTTGTTTCTCCGCCCGCAGTGCCGCCACTTCTGCCTCTAGCTGGGCTTTTTGCTGTTCTAAGTCCCGCACCTCCTGTTCTAACTCTGTGGGAGGTGTGGGGGGTGTAGGGGGTTCGGTTTGTTCATAAACAGCCTCTAAATCCATTTCTGGGGATTCTGACTCAACCGGAGGGTGGGGTGCATCCTCTAAGGGGAATTCTCGATCTAGCTTGGCGAAATCCTGAAGCGGCGGCTGATGTTCTCCACCTTGGGGTTTCACACCCGAAGGGGTTAACTCCGGCAAGGGTTGGAGATTTTGAGATCCTGCACTCTCCTCCGTAACATCCGGTGTTGTCTCCTCGTACAACTCGGAGTCAGACAGAGGTTTAGGAATTTGGGTTTCGTCAGAATTCATTTTGCTGGTTGGTACTGATGGATCAAAAACTAGGCCAGATGGGGGAATAGGGGGAATTGATAATTGATAATTATTTCCTTTTGCCTCTTGCCCCCCCACACAGGCAGACATTCTCAGCCAGCCCTCATCAGATGCGGGGTAGGGGTTGGAGACAATCTTTTAGGGCTTCAGGATCAAAAATAATCGGCAAAAAGTGAATGCTTTTCACCTCTTTGAAATAAAACAAAATCGGAACACCCGGCCAAAAAACGCGCCAGTTTTGCCAATCTTCATAGGGAAAATGACGGATTAGAGTCTTGCCCCGGTACACATCCAGCGCCGTTTCTGTAAAGACTAAACGCAGCGTCGCCGTTTGAATGGAGAGGAAAACGGCGAAAAGTGCGATCGCCCCCCCTAGCCAAACTTGCAGCCAAAATAACGGGATTGCCCCCACCAACAAAAACAACGGTAAACGATAACTCGGTGATAGTTCAATTGTATTGTCACGAACAACAGTAGATCCGGTATTACTCATCAGAACAATTGGGTTTGCAACTCCGTCCCCGATGGTTTTGAACATCAAAGAGTCGAGACAGTGCCATCAGGTTCACCATCTCCCCTGTATTCTACCTGAAATCGACCCAGAACGCCCCCACTATAACTTTAGTTGGGTCAGAGAGCCTCAATATTCAAGCGCAACCCTTAAACTAAAATCTCAATCGACTCAAGGTTTTTTTCAACGCATCAGGATCCACAGGCTTAATTAAATAATCATCCGCCCCCAACATCGTCCCCCATGTTTTATCAACATCCGTCCCCTTAGTCGAACAAATGACAACCGGAATTTGTTTCGTGTCGGGACTACTTTTTAAAAAACGACAAAACTCAAAACCACTTTGACCCGGTAGAATCACATCCAAGAAAATAATATCCGGTTTACTTTGACCTAATTTTCCTTGCGCTTCTTCTACACTTCCAGCCGTCATGACCGTTAACCCCGATTCTTGTAGTTGACGGGTTAAAAACTCCCGATCTGTCACACCATCTTCAACAATAAGCGCCATCTTCATAAAAACAACAGTTTCCTAACGATAAAAAACAGAGCATGACATCATCCAGCAAAAGGGACTAGAATTCTACCGTTGCAGCTTCATCCACTTTGTGACATCCTCTCGACACCGACCCTAGGGGTACGGTGCGGGCTTCCCCATATCACTATGAGGCTTTCGGTGCTTCTACGGGAGGCTCTAGATATCTTTTTAGGGACATCCCCGATAACCTCTTCCTCTACAGGCAGCTTGACCCCCAGTGCGGGGCTTCCCGACGATGAGCTAAAGGCAATATAACCCGTGAGGGGGTATCCAAACCGGATAAAATATGTAATGTAATAATCTGCCCATCCATGAACTCCGGGATTCCTCTCCCTTCTCCTTGACCACTATTAACCGGATAGGCCGGGAAACAAGCCCCACTGATACTTAAACGCAAACCATAACCCTCCGGCACAAAACAGGCCGTCTCCTGTAGGGGAATTTCCAGAGGACTGGCCGCAGGCTGAGTTATGCGTTTATAGCCTTGGGTGATATTATACACAGTTCCATCCGGTCGCACCTCGGATAAAATAGCACACAAATCAAAGCTTTCCCCATCCGTTTCCCAGTAAATCAAGACCCGTCCCTCACCAACAATGTGACACCCTTGGGAGAGAGGAGGAGTCGTATAGGTAATCACATCACTACGACCGTCAAGAGCGCTCCGTTCAAAAGACCCCGCCGGACTAGCAGCATGACCCCCCAGCGCCGGAACAGGTCGCCAAGGGTCATGAACAAGGCTATCCTGTTGAAGAGTATCCGGGGGCGTAGTCAGGAGTTGCCCCCCATCCTCCCGCAGGTTAGCTAAACCATTGCTGTGGCAATAGTACACTTGGGGGGAAAGTTGCGGCAGCTGCTCAAAATCTTGCCATTGGTTGCGCCCCATAATAAACAGACGCACCGGAGGCTGTGCTAGCTCTCCAGTATCTCGACCTTTGAGGTGATAGTCAAACCAACGGATTTGTAGCTCATCCACCGGACTGGCCGCCTCTGCACCATAGTCTAAAGCCCCCACACGGCGACACCAAGGGAGATGTCCCCAAGGCCCAATGAGCAACCGTT contains the following coding sequences:
- the pyrF gene encoding orotidine-5'-phosphate decarboxylase, producing MSPSDRIIVPLDVPTVEGAIALLDKLPEVTFWKVGLQLFIAAGVEILDLLTQRQKRIFLDLKLHDIPNTVAGGVASATTHGVDLLTLHATAGRAALTAAAQAVGVHPRPKLLAITLLTSLNARDLAFDLKIPLELPEYVLQMALLARESGIDGAVCSPQEVAQLRELCGSDFLLVCPGVRPTWAEAGDQRRVMTPRAALDAGADYLVIGRPITAALDPVAAWHRLVEEVAQGS
- a CDS encoding DUF3086 domain-containing protein: MNSDETQIPKPLSDSELYEETTPDVTEESAGSQNLQPLPELTPSGVKPQGGEHQPPLQDFAKLDREFPLEDAPHPPVESESPEMDLEAVYEQTEPPTPPTPPTELEQEVRDLEQQKAQLEAEVAALRAEKQRWLAQETQPIQQVIDQMMREGLKELEGQKQAVQASIEQLEKRRDRISQEMRRSFAGTSQEIAIRVQGFKEYLVGSLQDLAAAAEQLDLPNYQNRETPPDTGRRSPRGEMPEEAPTPQFAKQNFQDQRRQVTAILDQYRMKPDYYGPPWQLRRTFEPIHAERVQDWFFKQGGRGAIRSMGSRLQNILVASAVIGVLHSLYRDRLRVLVLANTPERLGEWRRGLQDCLGISRSDFGPSRGIGLFESPEALVQKAERLVEDKLLPVIIMDETEDLINLSLLQFPLWLAFARDPNQSSSYLY
- a CDS encoding DUF3119 family protein, coding for MSNTGSTVVRDNTIELSPSYRLPLFLLVGAIPLFWLQVWLGGAIALFAVFLSIQTATLRLVFTETALDVYRGKTLIRHFPYEDWQNWRVFWPGVPILFYFKEVKSIHFLPIIFDPEALKDCLQPLPRI
- a CDS encoding response regulator translates to MKMALIVEDGVTDREFLTRQLQESGLTVMTAGSVEEAQGKLGQSKPDIIFLDVILPGQSGFEFCRFLKSSPDTKQIPVVICSTKGTDVDKTWGTMLGADDYLIKPVDPDALKKTLSRLRF
- a CDS encoding CocE/NonD family hydrolase, whose translation is MYTRDGICLDADVYTPDESGEFPVLLMRQPYGRKIASTVVYAHPRWYAARGYIVAIQDVRGRGTSEGEFELFTREGEDGEDAVNWAAQLPQSSGVVGMYGFSYQGMTQLYAAQHQPPALKALCPAMLAYDLYQDWAYENGAFCLQGNLGWAVQLAAETARLKGDATAYKVLYSASGDLPFYDSSPRFKESLNKYAPSNFYQQWLHHPNPQDPYWQQFTPDLSRVDLPMFHIGGWFDSYLRGTLRLYRYSLTHCKAAQRLLIGPWGHLPWCRRVGALDYGAEAASPVDELQIRWFDYHLKGRDTGELAQPPVRLFIMGRNQWQDFEQLPQLSPQVYYCHSNGLANLREDGGQLLTTPPDTLQQDSLVHDPWRPVPALGGHAASPAGSFERSALDGRSDVITYTTPPLSQGCHIVGEGRVLIYWETDGESFDLCAILSEVRPDGTVYNITQGYKRITQPAASPLEIPLQETACFVPEGYGLRLSISGACFPAYPVNSGQGEGRGIPEFMDGQIITLHILSGLDTPSRVILPLAHRREAPHWGSSCL